From Propionispora vibrioides, the proteins below share one genomic window:
- a CDS encoding O-antigen ligase family protein, translating to MKITTIDNAAYYLLLFYALFSSTFKEIGAGFLYIAALCAIIRHVKQPLLFTVDPKLKRAIILFFLTGFLSIPFSVQPFNGIGELVTLLLRMVLPFVLVIGFVKERRQLFNILIAMVISLFIADVCAMWQGIHGNYRALAFSEHPMTLAGYLLQMIPLILVFFVEDREVSKRWRIVFGMALIFSTVALIYNGTRGAWIAVILTLLFYGFLNIKKKPKILLGMFTLFVIIGIIAFHSPSLKHRIDTIDDDKFQSNAERLLIWHSAWNMFLDHPITGVGLGNYEKAYKEQYISPNAKEPKLSHAHNNFLQVLADRGIVGFLGFTYLFGYILFYAHTCYSKRKDLWGLAIFLVTISLLLQGFTEYNAGNSAVTRMYWFLLGLSCSGINLDFLAKKDELSK from the coding sequence GTGAAGATTACAACCATAGATAATGCAGCTTATTACCTATTGTTATTTTATGCGCTGTTCTCAAGTACTTTTAAGGAAATAGGAGCGGGATTTTTGTACATTGCAGCTCTATGTGCGATTATCCGTCATGTTAAGCAACCTTTGCTTTTTACTGTAGATCCAAAATTAAAGAGGGCAATTATTCTGTTTTTCCTGACGGGCTTTTTGTCAATACCTTTTTCGGTGCAGCCATTTAATGGTATTGGTGAATTAGTAACCTTGTTATTACGTATGGTGCTTCCATTTGTTCTGGTAATAGGTTTTGTCAAGGAACGACGGCAATTATTCAATATACTTATTGCTATGGTTATTTCTTTGTTTATTGCCGATGTGTGTGCGATGTGGCAAGGCATACATGGTAATTATAGGGCGCTTGCATTTAGTGAACATCCAATGACTTTAGCCGGATATTTATTGCAAATGATACCTTTAATCCTGGTTTTTTTTGTTGAAGATCGAGAGGTTTCTAAGAGATGGCGTATCGTTTTTGGGATGGCTCTAATTTTTTCCACAGTTGCTTTAATCTATAACGGGACAAGAGGAGCGTGGATTGCTGTTATATTAACATTATTGTTCTACGGATTTCTTAATATCAAGAAAAAACCCAAGATTCTACTTGGAATGTTTACCTTATTCGTGATTATAGGAATAATCGCTTTTCACAGTCCTTCTTTAAAACATAGAATCGATACTATTGACGACGATAAATTTCAATCTAATGCAGAGCGATTATTGATATGGCATAGTGCATGGAATATGTTTTTGGATCATCCTATCACCGGAGTGGGGCTCGGTAACTATGAGAAGGCCTACAAAGAACAATATATATCTCCGAACGCTAAAGAACCCAAATTAAGCCATGCACATAATAATTTTTTGCAGGTTTTGGCTGATAGAGGGATTGTTGGCTTTTTGGGTTTCACATATTTATTTGGGTATATTTTGTTTTATGCCCATACCTGCTATTCTAAGCGTAAAGATTTATGGGGATTAGCAATTTTTTTAGTTACTATTAGTCTTTTATTACAAGGTTTCACCGAGTATAACGCGGGTAATTCCGCGGTAACCCGTATGTACTGGTTCCTTTTAGGGCTTAGTTGTTCGGGGATAAATTTAGATTTCCTAGCAAAAAAGGATGAATTAAGTAAGTAG
- a CDS encoding glycosyltransferase family 4 protein encodes MNSMNMWGGGEVHVLLLCKQLLALGDSVVLACRSGSAIDQRAKEEQIPVLNLPLKGAIDIKSAWRIANYCREHSVDIIHAHNGRDYWIAVLAKCFYPNLKVIITRHILSPLKETLLHRWLYKKIDRVISVSQAVKSRISVFPSEKITVIHNGIDINVFYAAKPGMLGKELNLSPATKIVGMVGRVHPSKGHATFLESIPAIVSQCPDVVFVIVGDGEYVTQLKKTNAPVHFLGKRNNIPEIMKDLDVFVMASLNEPFGLVTVEAMAAGAVVVAANSGGTAEIITDEETGLLVPPQDPEKLAQAVIRGLSNTELAVRLKAGGIQHAKKYDIQEMVTKTRNVYESARDNL; translated from the coding sequence ATGAACTCCATGAATATGTGGGGGGGCGGTGAAGTTCATGTCTTGCTGCTCTGCAAACAATTGCTTGCACTGGGAGACAGCGTGGTGCTGGCATGCCGTTCCGGCAGTGCTATTGATCAAAGGGCGAAGGAGGAACAGATTCCGGTTTTAAATTTACCGCTCAAGGGAGCCATTGATATAAAAAGTGCCTGGAGAATAGCTAATTATTGTCGGGAACATTCGGTTGATATCATACATGCACATAATGGGCGGGATTATTGGATAGCAGTTCTGGCTAAGTGTTTTTATCCTAATCTAAAGGTGATCATCACCAGGCATATTTTAAGTCCGTTAAAAGAGACTCTTTTGCACCGGTGGTTGTATAAAAAAATAGACCGGGTTATTTCCGTGTCTCAAGCCGTAAAAAGTAGAATTTCGGTTTTTCCGTCAGAGAAGATAACTGTGATTCATAATGGCATAGATATAAATGTATTTTATGCAGCAAAGCCGGGTATGCTGGGGAAAGAGCTAAATCTTTCCCCAGCAACCAAAATTGTCGGTATGGTCGGACGCGTGCATCCTAGCAAGGGACATGCTACTTTTCTGGAAAGTATTCCGGCAATAGTATCCCAATGTCCTGATGTGGTTTTTGTTATTGTTGGAGACGGTGAATATGTTACGCAATTAAAGAAAACGAATGCGCCTGTACATTTTTTGGGCAAACGTAACAATATCCCGGAAATCATGAAAGACTTGGATGTTTTTGTCATGGCATCGTTAAATGAACCTTTTGGTCTAGTAACAGTGGAAGCCATGGCAGCGGGCGCGGTTGTTGTAGCAGCTAATTCGGGGGGGACTGCCGAAATCATTACCGATGAAGAAACAGGTCTTTTAGTTCCTCCACAAGATCCGGAGAAATTGGCTCAGGCTGTAATTAGGGGATTGAGCAATACTGAACTGGCTGTACGATTAAAGGCAGGTGGAATTCAGCATGCAAAGAAATATGATATTCAAGAAATGGTAACAAAAACTCGTAATGTTTATGAAAGTGCCAGAGATAATCTTTGA